A window of Thunnus thynnus chromosome 17, fThuThy2.1, whole genome shotgun sequence contains these coding sequences:
- the ppp1r1b gene encoding protein phosphatase 1 regulatory subunit 1B isoform X2: MEPSVSTEVEGECKERKKIQFAVPASAPTNLDPRQVEMIRRRRPTPATLFRVADQTSPEDDQSTHQWVVGENGVLKPKRVNPNVYQPPSLKAVQKMAEAHMQNLGVYPPLEDPCEGEEDEDHSQGEEGEDTSPTKAADHHETATTDQSDKLSSVRETAKQIQAAQEEEEEEEEEEGEDKIQETTEENNRGSN, translated from the exons ATGGAGCCCTCCGTGTCGACCGAGGTCGAGGGGGAGTgcaaggagaggaagaagatcCAATTTGCTGTTCCGGCCTCCGCACCCACAAACCTGGACCCTCGGCAAGTGGAGATG ATCCGGCGCAGGAGGCCCACACCTGCTACGCTGTTTAGAGTAGCTGACCAAACATCTCCTGAAGATGATCAGTCAACCCATCAG TGGGTTGTAGGAGAGAACGGAGTGCTCAAACCAAAACGTGTCAACCCAAACGTGTACCAGCCTCCATCACTCAAAG ctgtgcaGAAGATGGCTGAAGCACACATGCAGAACCTAGGTGTCTACCCTCCTTTGGAAGACCCTTGTGAaggggaggaggatgaggacCACAGtcagggagaggagggagaggacaCATCTCCCACCAAAGCTGCTG ATCACCACGAGACAGCCACCACCGACCAATCAGACAAGCTTTCCAGCGTGAGGGAGACGGCCAAGCAGATCCAAGCGgcgcaggaggaagaggaggaggaggaggaggaagagggggaggacaAAATCCAGGAAACGACAGAGGAGAACAATCGGGGGAGtaactga
- the ppp1r1b gene encoding protein phosphatase 1 regulatory subunit 1B isoform X1, translating into MEPSVSTEVEGECKERKKIQFAVPASAPTNLDPRQVEMIRRRRPTPATLFRVADQTSPEDDQSTHQVKWVVGENGVLKPKRVNPNVYQPPSLKAVQKMAEAHMQNLGVYPPLEDPCEGEEDEDHSQGEEGEDTSPTKAADHHETATTDQSDKLSSVRETAKQIQAAQEEEEEEEEEEGEDKIQETTEENNRGSN; encoded by the exons ATGGAGCCCTCCGTGTCGACCGAGGTCGAGGGGGAGTgcaaggagaggaagaagatcCAATTTGCTGTTCCGGCCTCCGCACCCACAAACCTGGACCCTCGGCAAGTGGAGATG ATCCGGCGCAGGAGGCCCACACCTGCTACGCTGTTTAGAGTAGCTGACCAAACATCTCCTGAAGATGATCAGTCAACCCATCAGGTAAAG TGGGTTGTAGGAGAGAACGGAGTGCTCAAACCAAAACGTGTCAACCCAAACGTGTACCAGCCTCCATCACTCAAAG ctgtgcaGAAGATGGCTGAAGCACACATGCAGAACCTAGGTGTCTACCCTCCTTTGGAAGACCCTTGTGAaggggaggaggatgaggacCACAGtcagggagaggagggagaggacaCATCTCCCACCAAAGCTGCTG ATCACCACGAGACAGCCACCACCGACCAATCAGACAAGCTTTCCAGCGTGAGGGAGACGGCCAAGCAGATCCAAGCGgcgcaggaggaagaggaggaggaggaggaggaagagggggaggacaAAATCCAGGAAACGACAGAGGAGAACAATCGGGGGAGtaactga